In Carya illinoinensis cultivar Pawnee chromosome 7, C.illinoinensisPawnee_v1, whole genome shotgun sequence, the following are encoded in one genomic region:
- the LOC122314937 gene encoding 26S proteasome regulatory subunit 10B homolog A-like, with protein sequence MSDVEEATRRRYTVARYRKKLLEHKELEGAVRIVREKLRTSKNEFNKTEDDLESLQRVGQIIGEVLRPLDNERFIVKANRGRRYVVGCRIKVDKEKLIAGTRVVLDLKTLTVMRALPREVDPVVYKMLHEDPGNVSYSAVGGLSDQIRELRESVELPLMNPELFLRVGIKPPKGVLLYGPPGTGKTLLARAIASNVDANFLKVVSSAIIDKYIGESARWIREMFGYARDHQPCIIFMDEIDAIGGRRLRRGTGADREIQRTLMELLNQLDGFDQLGKVKIIMATNRPDVLDPALLRRLDRKIEIPLPNEQSRMEILKIHAAGIAKHGEIDYEAVVKLAEGFNGADLQNICTEAGMSAIRAERDYVKHEDFMKAVRKLNEVKKLESSARYSARFRKV encoded by the exons ATGAGCGACGTCGAAGAGGCTACAAGACGTCGTTATACCGTGGCGAGGTACCGCAAGAAACTCCTCGAGCACAAGGAACTAGAAGGCGCAGTACGAATCG TGAGAGAGAAGTTGCGGACTTCGAAGAACGAGTTCAACAAAACAGAAGATGACCTGGAGTCGCTTCAACGTGTTGGGCAGATCATTGGAGAAGTTCTCAGGCCTCTCGACAATGAACGCT TTATTGTCAAGGCAAATAGGGGCCGCAGGTATGTGGTTGGCTGTCGCATTAAAGTGGATAAGGAAAAACTGATTGCAGGAACGAGAGTGGTTCTTGATTTGAAAACACTCACTGTCATGAGGGCTCTTCCACGTGAA GTTGATCCGGTTGTTTATAAAATGCTGCATGAAGATCCCGGTAATGTTAGCTACTCTGCTGTTGGTGGCTTATCTGATCAGATCAGGGAATTGAGAGAATCTGTTGAGCTACCTCTAATGAATCCGGAGCTCTTCCTTAGAGTTGGCATCAAACCTCCCAAG gGTGTCCTTCTTTATGGACCTCCTGGCACTGGCAAGACGTTGTTAGCTAGAGCTATTGCAAGTAACGTAGATGCAAACTTCTTAAAG GTTGTTTCAAGTGCTATAATTGATAAATACATTGGGGAAAGTGCACGGTGGATACGCGAAATGTTTGGGTATGCTCGTGATCACCAG CCCTGCATCATTTTTATGGATGAGATTGATGCCATTGGTGGGCGCCGTTTACGTCGGGGAACAGGTGCTGACCGTGAGATTCAAAGAACATTGATGGAGTTACTTAATCAGCTTGATGGATTTGATCAGCTTGGGAAG GTCAAAATTATAATGGCAACAAACCGTCCTGATGTTCTCGATCCTGCACTTCTTAGGCGGCTGGACAGAAAAATAGAGATTCCATTGCCGAATGAGCAATCAAGAATGGAAATCCTTAAGATTCATGCTGCCGGAATTGCCAAACATGGTGAAATCGACTATGAAGCTGTGGTAAAGCTTGCAGAG GGTTTTAATGGGGCTGATCTTCAAAATATTTGCACGGAAGCTGGAATGTCAGCGATCCGTGCAGAACGTGATTATGTTAAGCACGAAGACTTCATGAAG GCAGTGCGGAAGCTGAACGAAGTAAAGAAACTCGAATCTAGCGCCCGCTACAGTGCTCGGTTTCGGAAAGTCTAG
- the LOC122316998 gene encoding peroxidase 9 — MEFFKVTLSILVITFLSATLSVAHPGFYVGWGGNGFGSFGLFPEFYQFSCPQANDIIMSVLEKAIAKEPRMAASLLRLHFHDCFVQGCDASVLLDDSSTVVSEKKSLPNRNSIRGFEVIDEIKVKLEESCPQTVSCADILALAARGSTLLSGGPNWQLPLGRRDSKTASLSTSNNNIPPPNSTLQNLLTLFKRQGLDEVDLVALSGGHTIGVARCTTFKQRLYNQNGNNQPDATLDKTYYYGLKSVCPRSGGDNNISPLDFASPARFDNIYFKLILWGKGLLTSDQVLFTGSPGTTMELVKRYAEDEGLFFNQFANSMIKMGNISPLTGFNGEVRKNCRRVN, encoded by the exons ATGGAATTCTTCAAAGTTACTCTTAGTATCTTGGTAATAACTTTCCTCTCAGCCACCCTCTCTGTAGCTCACCCTGGCTTCTATGTTGGCTGGGGTGGAAATGGTTTTGGGTCTTTCGGATTGTTCCCTGAATTCTATCAGTTCTCGTGCCCCCAAGCCAATGACATTATCATGTCTGTGTTAGAGAAGGCCATTGCCAAGGAGCCCAGGATGGCTGCTTCTTTGCTTAGACTTCATTTCCACGATTGCTTTGTTCAG GGTTGTGACGCATCTGTTTTGCTGGATGATAGTTCCACGGTGGTCAGTGAAAAGAAATCTTTGCCAAACAGGAATTCTATTAGAGGTTTTGAAGTCATTGATGAGATCAAGGTCAAGTTGGAAGAATCCTGTCCTCAGACCGTCTCTTGTGCGGATATTCTCGCCCTTGCTGCTCGCGGCTCCACTTTATTA AGCGGTGGACCGAATTGGCAGCTCCCATTGGGAAGGAGGGACTCAAAGACAGCAAGCTTAAGCACGTCGAACAATAACATTCCCCCGCCAAACTCTACTCTCCAAAACCTTTTAACACTTTTCAAGCGTCAAGGGCTTGATGAAGTTGACCTCGTTGCACTCTCTG GGGGGCATACAATTGGCGTTGCAAGGTGTACGACATTCAAGCAGAGGCTGTACAACCAAAATGGAAACAACCAACCGGATGCGACTCTGGACAAAACCTACTACTATGGTCTGAAATCAGTTTGTCCTAGGTCCGGTGGTGACAATAACATCTCTCCCCTGGACTTTGCCTCCCCAGCAAGATTTGACAACATATATTTCAAACTCATCCTGTGGGGAAAAGGGCTCCTCACTTCGGATCAAGTGCTTTTCACTGGAAGTCCTGGGACCACCATGGAATTGGTGAAGAGATATGCAGAGGATGAGGGCCTGTTCTTCAACCAGTTTGCTAACTCCATGATTAAAATGGGAAACATCAGCCCTCTCACTGGCTTCAATGGTGAAGTTAGGAAGAACTGTCGTCGAGTTAATTAG